The stretch of DNA GGCTTCTGGTGGGTCAATCCGTTCACGGTGAAACGGAAGCTGTCGCTGCGGGCCCGCAACCAGGAAGGGGAGCGCCTCAAGGTCAATGACCTGGTCGGCAATCCGATCGAGATCGCCGCGGTCGTGGTTTGGCGGGTGGCGGACACCTACTCCTCCCTCTTCGAGGTGGAGAACTTCGAGAACTTCGTCGCCGTGCAGAGCGACTCGGCGCTACGGCACCTGGCGAAGGCGTACCCCTACGACGAACCCGAGGGCGGCACCATCTCGCTCCGGGGAAGCACCGACGAGGTCTCCGACGCCTTGCGGCAGGAACTGCAGGAGCGCCTGTCCCGCGCCGGCGTCATCGTCGACGAGGCCCGTCTCAGCCATCTGGCGTACGCGCCGGAAATCGCCAACGCCATGCTGCAGCGACAGCAGGCGGAAGCCATCATCGCCGCCCGCAAGCGCATCGTCGAAGGCGCGGTCAGCATGGTGGAGATGGCGCTCGACCAGCTCGGTGCCAAACGCCTGGTGCAGCTCGACGAGGAACGCAAGGCCCAGATGGTGAGCAATCTCCTGGTGGTGCTGACCAGCGAACGGGTGACGCCGGTGATCAACGCCGGCACCCTCTACTCCTGAGGGAGGCGTGACATGGCGGAGCGCAAAACCATTCTCGTGCGCCTCCGCCCCGAGCTCTACGCGGCTCTGCGGCGCTGGGCGGCGGACGAGTTTCGCAGCGTCAACGGCCAGCTCGAGTACATCGTGCAGCGCGCCCTGGGTGGGGAGGGGCGCCTGCCGCGCCGGGGCGGTGGGGAGGCGGAGGCGGAAGACGACTCCGATCCGGAGGCGCCCGCGGGAGGAAAGGTGCCGAGCGCGCCGGAATGACGACGGTCGCGCCTGCCACCACTTAGGAGCGAGGCCGGGCGCGCCGCGCGCGGCCGGCGGCGCTTTGCCAGCGCCCGAGGGCGATGCTAGGCTCCCCCTCCGCCAAAGACGGAGCGGGAGGCTGCAGTGGGTCTGCGGGTTTACGACACCTTGACGCGACGGGAGCACGACTTCGTTCCCGTCCACCCGGACCGCGTCGGCCTCTACGT from Candidatus Krumholzibacteriia bacterium encodes:
- a CDS encoding SPFH domain-containing protein — its product is MKEFTRKPLSGYLALVLAFLLLGLGIWLLATGVREDELATVLGAVAAFLAFALSLPGFFVVNPNQASVLVLFGAYVGSVKQNGFWWVNPFTVKRKLSLRARNQEGERLKVNDLVGNPIEIAAVVVWRVADTYSSLFEVENFENFVAVQSDSALRHLAKAYPYDEPEGGTISLRGSTDEVSDALRQELQERLSRAGVIVDEARLSHLAYAPEIANAMLQRQQAEAIIAARKRIVEGAVSMVEMALDQLGAKRLVQLDEERKAQMVSNLLVVLTSERVTPVINAGTLYS
- a CDS encoding toxin-antitoxin system HicB family antitoxin, whose protein sequence is MAERKTILVRLRPELYAALRRWAADEFRSVNGQLEYIVQRALGGEGRLPRRGGGEAEAEDDSDPEAPAGGKVPSAPE